The Grus americana isolate bGruAme1 chromosome 24, bGruAme1.mat, whole genome shotgun sequence sequence AGGgtgctgggcacagggaccccggggcggggggtgtccCCACGGTGATAGAGGAGCAGGGACCCCGTGGGGTTtcgggggggtccctggggacagAGACTGTCCCCCATAGGGTGGTGGGGTCctcggggtgctggggacagggagcccCGGGGTGGGGAGGGTCCCCTCCACAGACAGGGATCCTATAGGGTGCAGCAGTGGTCCCTatagggttttgggggggggtccctggaggAGCAGGGACCCCATAGGGCAGTATGGGGGCCCCTCAGGTTCTGGTGGGCAAAGACCCCCTCGTAGGTGGATGGGGGGTCCACAGGGTGCTGGAGAGCCAGGCATCCCCCCAACGTTGGGTGACAGCAGGGTCCCTAAGCTGGGGGcagctgtgtccccccccaaacctgggcTGCCATCAcctgctccccacccccttcTCCAGCCACCCCCCCAAGTTTCAGGGACCTTTTCCGGGGCGGGGGGCCCCCCAACCTCTCGCCCTGCCGTGGCTTCAAGGCCTTTTCCTGCGCAAGAACTGCAATGGCGTCCGTCCATCTCCATacctggggaaaaataatagtaatattaTCTTTACTTCATCTTAAagctcatttatttaaaaaaaaacccaaggtaAAACAAGGCAAGGTTATGTCTAAAATAATAGACATGGACCGAGGGCTTTACGAGATGTTTCTAATTAACCCACAGAACCACAACGAATCTTTCCACACACTTTATTAAAGGAAGATATTGCTGAGACACCATCAGTAAAACCACCTCAACAGCTCACACAACAATCTAGGGGCGATTAGATGCCCAAAAATCGCGTATGCTGTTCTTATTTCTCCTGATAGTTGGAAAGTCTCACGGGCTGCCTGGTTTTTCGGTGCCTGCTCTCCGTACCCCTGCTCTTCGTAACTTTGCACAATGCGGCAGGGATGCTGGGATGTTTTACCCAGCCCATTTAATAACCCGAGGTGCTGTGTAAGGTATAAAACCTGCttgaaatgccaaaaaaaaaaaaaaagatttttccgAACGATCAAGGATTTTGAGGAGGAATAAAGTACTGAGAAGAGCAGCATTAACAGATTGGTGTGGAGCGGGGCTTTAGGAAACTAGGAGGTGTTTTTTCTGGGGATGAGGCCGTTGGCCAGGTCCCAGCGCACCTCCCAGCGCAGGGCAGCTCTCTTTTTTTCGGTCGGCACGGTGTAATCGTTGGGGACGTAGAGGTGCTGCGGCTTGCTGGGGAGCTCGGGTCTGCAGAGCATCTGCTCCCGGATACCCCAGCGCAGTTCTTGCCGTTGATCCTCCCCTGGGATTCGGAATTTTTCCCATTCTCgtttatattcaaaatatttggcCACCCGGTCTGTTTTTCCCCGGTTACGGCCCAGTGGCTCAAACCGCGGAGGAATGAAGGACTTGGGTTGTCCTGCCGCAGCGGTGTACTGAGATGCAGGAGAGCTCTGGCTCCCAAAATCCccaaggagaaagggagggcTGTCCCCATGGGACCACCGGTAAGGGGATTCATCGAGAGAGCTGCTGCTCGTCTCAATTTCCCCCTCGGAGATGCTGTCCTCTGGACCGGTCCTTAACTGAAGCATTTTCTGCCTCAGGTCCCAAACCTCGGCGTCACTCTCCAGCTCGCTGGTCACTGACTCGTCAGAGACCTCTACTCCTCCATCAGGTCTGCGCCTCAGCACCTTCCTTTTCATCACCAACCTCCTGGTTCCCCTCCGATCCTCGGAAAATGTAGGAAGGGCTGGTCGTACCCCAAAAAAGAGGGAGGCCTCGGCATAGGGATCATCACGGGGACGTGCCCGCTCCTCGCTGCGTCCTTGCTGAGTGTACAGCCGGCTCAGGGCCGGCGCAGCtgccagctgctcctcatcctcAGGAGCGACCCAGCTATAGCTGTCCGGTCCTGTCGCCTCCTCCATGATTtctgcaaaaaacccaaacaaaccacagttAATTTCTTGCAGCATATGGCTGAAGACATAAAGGGGGGCTCTGACGCTCAACTTCTGGGGTTCGGGGTTGCAGTTAATCAGAGGGGGGGTCTGGGAGCGCTGCTAAACCTCCTGCTGCTAGCAGAAGGCCCTTTCCCTgcagcaaattaaattaaaaattatgctaAAGTTAATTCTGCCACATAGAAAGCACTAACGGGACGATGGACAAACCCAGGGCAGATTCAGTTTGCTTTGTAAGCAGATGTATATAACGATTTTCCCCtcattcttgttttaaaaacacagtgTCTAGTCATGATTTAATCTAGGGACGTCCAAGAGGGTATTTTACTTccacagaggaggaagaggctcaGCACGGCATGTTTAGACGCTTCTTTAGATGTTGGTTATCGTAGCCCAAAGGCTGTTTGAGTCTGGTTATAGTAAACCTTAAGACCCGCTGCAAAAAGGGATCTGGACACAGTTTCCACTCGCTACAGAGGTCTGGGATATTTTACGCCGCAAAGCgggtttgaaagaaaaaaaaaattgcaagctTTTAACAGTAATGGAATGTTGGAGCAGATGGTGAGCGAGATGAATGGCAGCCGTTAGCGGGCTGTCTGAAGTGTTGATGCTGGCTGAGCGCGGTGTGAAAATGGAAAGGGCTCCGTGACGGCTCGGCGTGGATAGCAAAAGGCTAGCCGGAATgtgctgccgccgccgcgcccgggCTGACAGAGCAGATCCCATCGTTGGGAGGAGGAGTGATTAAATAGTGCCAAAAGAAGAGATTTGAGTAAGATGAAGCTGCCCGAGCTAAGCCCCCTCAGCCCTTCCCATGCTCTGCTAGGAACACTGAGGAGTTAAAAACCTAATTATTCTGCGGGTAACAATTACTTTACAGAGCAAGCCTATAGGTGTAATAAAAGCCAGATAAAAATGCAACCCCCTgatctcctcctttctctgcagaCCCCGAGGAGCTACCAGCAACCAATTGAGGCTCCAAGGTGGCGGCTATGGCCGAGGAGAGCGTGGTTACTGATCGAGAGGGACTCCTGAGGAGGGTGCAGGAGCTGGAAGAAGAGGTGAAGCGGCTGCAGGAGAAGCTCCGAGAGGACGAGGAGGGCGCCGGGAGAAGAGAGGCTCCTTCGGCCCCTGGGAAAGCCAAGAAACGCCAGCAACGGCCGTTCGATTTTGGTGCCTACGGCCGCAGACATGTGGCGCTGAAGATCGCCTACCTGGGCTGGGGCTACCAGGGGTTTGCCAGCCAGGAGAACACCAGCAACACCATCGAAGAGAAACTGTTTGAAGCCTTGAAGAAGACACGCCTGGTAGACGACAGACAGACCTCCAACTACCACCGCTGCGGGCGGACAGACAAAGGAGTCAGCGCCTTCGGACAGGTCAGGATCCACCCCCCACGCTTTCCTGGGCTCCTCTGTGGGACGGAGATCCACTGGGATGACTGTCCTGCAGTGATGAGCCATGGCAGCACAGGTCagatttgtttttttgaaaagccATCAGCTTTTAAATCTGAAAGCGAGCCTGGCAATGGCTTCCTGCATGCAGAATGATGGGTTTAGACCCTCAAAGTGTTTATTAGTGCTAGGTTTTTTCCATATTAGtgctagggtttttttccaggggCTTGTTTTGAGAGGATGAAATGTTTTTTAGGCCGCAGCTTCCCCAATAGCTGccaaaaaaaaggggagatGCCCCTTCCTCCACAGACGCACTTGTTGCTCTTCCTGTGCCGACTGCAGCGCTTGGCAGAGCCCTCTCAGCTCATTTAACTCACtaacctaccaaaaaaaaaaaaatccaagaattGGATAGCTTCCTGCGGAGTCAGGCAGCTGAATTCCTGTGCAGAAGGGTCTGAGGGGAGCCGCAGCTAGCGGAAGGGAGCGTGGGAGtgggagctggagggaggggagcgaGCTGGCCCGCTCGGTGGGCACGGAGCCATCGGGCCGGCTGAGCCGTCAGGGAAAGTGCAGCCCTTCCTGCGCTGTGACGGCTTCGCTGTCAGGCCAGGCTCCTTCCCTCCCGGCTCAGGAAGCGGAGCTGGCTTAGCTTTTGCCTTGCTGGGGTGGTTTTGGCTCGGATGGGTGGTCTGCTCTTCTCCGCAAGATGAGCCGCATGAAATAAGGGCAGGGGCCGCCTTTTCTTGCATCGTTTAAAGCGCACGGGCACCTGCAGCATTAATCAACTTGTTCCCACACCAGGCTTCCCAGACAGCAAGGCTGTTACTGGGTTCAAGTCATCACCtccagcaaaaaaagaaaaaaagcacattataTCCTAAAAACAGTGACTAAAGTTGAAGCTGTTTCGAAACCGTGCTATGTAGGCTGTCTGCaactttctctgttttattaaagGAATCTGTAGCATCTGCTAGGAGCCTTAGTAGAGGCATTTGCAGCTTTACCCGCAGGAAGGAGTGGTGAGATCGCCTGATTTAAGGCACCTTCATCTGTAGGAGATCCTGAATTCATTTCACAGCAGTGTAGGAAGACTTGGCTCGGCACGCCTAATAGACCCATCTGCGATCTAATCCTGGTTTTCCTCATTTTGCAGGTGATTTCCCTAGATCTCCGCTCCAACCTGTCGGAGGGGAAGAAGCTAAACGGCCACGAGGGCGATTCGGGAGGCAAAAgcgagggagaggaggaggaggagctccgCTACACCCATATTCTGAACAGGGTGCTGCCGCCTGATATCCGGGTGCTGGCCTGGGCCCCTGTGGAGCCCGATTTCAGCGCCCGGTTCAGCTGCCTCAAGAGGACCTACCGATACTTCTTCCCCTGCGCCGACCTGGACGTGCCCCTCATGCACGTCGCAGCCCAGAGGTACGTGGGGACGCACGATTTCCGTAACCTGTGTAAAATGGACGTTGCCAACGGGGTGGTCAACTTCCAGAGAACGATTCTCAGCGCCGGAGTGACGTGggtggagagaggaggagaaagcgGGCTGCAGGATCCCTTCCGTCTGTGCCAGTTTGAAGTGACGGGACAGGCGTTCCTCTATCACCAAGTTCGCTGCATGATGGCGATCCTCTTCCTCATCGGCCAGAGGATGGAGAGGCCGGAGATCATTGACGAGCTGCTGGATGTGGAGAAAAACCCCCGAAAACCTCAGTACAGGTACGGAAAGCTTGGGAAAACCTCCTGGGCTGCTTCGCAAAGCGCCAGAGTGGAAGAATAACTGGCTGAGTGCGAAGCGCTGCTGGCAGAGTACTTCTCTGCCAGCCTGTGAAACAGTCTCTCACAATGCGGAAGCAAGCTGCCAGCAGCCTCTCTGCGAGGTATCTGCAAGGATCCCGTCTTTCTTGCTCTTGGACAAGCCTTTGATGGCTTTAGTCCTTGGTATTCAGTTAAAACTAATCCAGTTTTTATCGGAAAAAGGAGTTCTGTGAAAGACAGGGCTGTTTCTGGCAGAAAGGACAGGCTGATGCCTGTTGTGCAAGCCTTTTTTGTCACGGCATCCCTCCAGACAGCAACAAGTAACaccttctctcctcttccctagCATGGCAGTCGAGTTTCCCCTCGTCCTGTACGACTGTGAGTTCGAAAACCTTCAGTGGCTCTACGACCGAGAGGTGCAGGAGTTCAACGTTACCCACCTACAGCAGCTCTGGGCCAACCACGCAGTCAAAACTCAAGTGCTACGGGACATGTTACGAGGGCTCGACGCTGCTCCTGTGGCTACAGGGAAAAGTAAGGGATGGTTTTGTGGGAATACCTTAGGAGGGGGGTAActggtttaggaaaaaaaaaaaaaaaaggaaggaaaaccacTGGTATTTTTTCAATTATATCACAGGCCCAGGGAACAGCATGACCGTCCTCTGGGGAGATGCGAAGCCTCCGCTCTGCAGCCAGGTCAGCGGCTTCGTGGAAGGCGTCAAAGCCCGCACCTACAAGCCTTTACTGACCCGCCCCAAGTGCGAGGGGCTGGAGGCCCGCATCCGCCACTTTGTGCAGAGGGGCCGCATTGAAACCCCCCGGGGCCTGGAgatggggggggacggggacaagCAGCCCCCCGAGACCAAGAGGAGCCATCACAGCGATGCCCCAGGGAGCGGCAGTGCCACGGAGCAGCCGTCCAAGCGGGTCTGCGTCAACGTCGAGTGACAGTGATGGGTGACCTCAGCTCAAGGGCAGCAACTTGCCgctttccccttttttaattgaaaatgcaattttctagtggtatttttataaatttcaaGAAATCCTGCAGAGTGTCCTGGCctggaaggggatggggggtgcCTCAGCCCCCTCAGAGCTACTCACCTCGCTGTGGGGCGGCACTGGGGATGGAGGGCTGTACTGAGGTGGACGGggcccacccagctgctcggCGTCCCCACGGGCCCCCGGTACCTGACCGGGCCCAGCTGCTCCCGTCCTCCCGCCGCGACCGTTACCAGCCGCCAACCGTCGCCGGTGTTCAAACAGCCGTGCGGGGACGGGGACCACCCCCCGAGGCCTGCCCTTCGCGGCGGTGCCATTGGGCGGTGTGAGTGTCGTTCGGCTGGCCGCCCCCTTCCGATTGGGCGTGCGGGCTGAAGTaccgcctccccgccgccgccattGGCCggaaggggaaagaggggaaggaggaaggaaaatggcGGCGGCGAGTGGCGGCGCGATGCGGCGGCGGCCCGCGGCGGGCCTGGTCCGGGCGGTGCGCGCCATCTGCGgcagcgggcgggcggcggcggcggcggaggcggaGGGACTGAGGGCCGAGCAGCTGGCGGGGCGGCTGCGGGCGCAGAGGAGccaggaggagaagcagaacAGAGAGGTGAGCGATGCTGCGGCCCGGCCGGGCCCTGAGGAGCGGGACTACAGTTCCCGGCATGCACCGCGCCGCTGGGGCGCACACGCGGAACGGGGTCGGGTCCCTTGTCCTGCCCGGTCCGGGCGCTCCCTGTACCGGCTGTGGGTGGGATGGGCagccggggggagggggcgggcagGCGTTACCGTCGTGCCCGCGGGTTTTCCCTCCCCGCCTCGCCCGGGCAGCGGGGGAGGTTCTGGAGCGGGATTTGTGGGTGGCCGCTCCTGCGTGTGGCTAAGCGAGGTCGCACCGAGCTGGGTGGTGCGGTGGGATTGCGGGGACAGCGTCCGGCCTTCGTCTCCGTAGTGAGAGTCCTCCTCAGAATCACCGCTGCGTGAAGCCAGGAGCGGGAGCAGATGGAAAGCGAGCAAGTTGCCAAAGGTCACGCAGAGCCTACAGCTGTTTATCCTCCACCGATGGTGTTTTGTTCTCCCCTCAGATCCCCAAAGACCCAGCACAGAGATGGGTCCAGAAACTTGCCAtgctgagcaagcagctgcagcagattCATCCCAACGTCCTGGCCAAAGTGCTCAAGCAGGCAACCGTGTACCAAAATGAGGAGATTGTGGTGATCAACAAACCCTACGGCCTTCCCGTGCATGGTGAGGAAAAGCCGACTGTGCCATATCCGCGCCTGTGCCGTAGAGGGGGAGATGGAAATGTCACTGTGGTGCTGGTGGGGGATCCTCTGTCTCTGTCCTCCCTGTGATGAGGTTTTCCTTCCCGGGGAGGGGTGCAGGGAGTTTGTCACCTTTAGATCACAGCCTTCACGTCACGTTTCAGAAGTAACTTAAGGTACACAGGGACGTGAACACCTCCTCTGATTGTCTTGCCCGTGGGTTATGCAGGTGGCCCCGGGATCAAGAATTGTATCACTGACGTGCTGCCAATTTTGGCCAAGATGTTGGAGAACATGAACGCCAAACCACTCCACCTCTGCCACCGGCTGGACAAAGAGACCACGGGTGTGATGGTGCTGGCACGGAGCAAGGAGGTGGCAGACAGGATCCGGCTTCTCTTCAAAACTCGTCAGGTGGAGAAGATCTACTGGTAGGAAAGGTTTGGGTGGAGAAGCAGCTTCAAAGGGTTTGAAAAGGGGACAAAGGGACGATCACCAGGGTGTGAGGACGGGCTTTGTGGAAGTGGCAGATCTTTGCTTATCTTCACTCAAGCGTCCTTTTACAGGGCTGGGTCATGGGGAGAGGGGGTGTGAGGGGAGGGTTCCCTTCCGGCTGGAGCGACACCCCGCAGACTTCTgttttccctccccagggcgATTAGCCTGGGGGACCCAGACCCTGCCGAGGGCATTGTGGATATCCCCATCGTGGAGAAGGAGGTGCGGAGCCACCAGTCGCACTACAAGGTGAGCCACGtgtccttccccctccctggcaccCCCGTCTTGATCTTCCTGTGGGCTCACCCTCTTGCCGCTGTTTAGATGACACTGGCCCCCAACTACCGCCTGTCTCCGGAGGATGGAAAGGTGATGAAAATCCGCAAGAACCGCAATGCCGAAAGTGCTGTGACGCGGTACCGCCTTCTGGCTAGCTCTTCCGCCTGCTCTCTGCTGGAGCTCCAGCCCATCACGGGTGAGGCCTGGCTGGGTGTCCCTGGGGTTGTGTCGGCTGCTGGCTGTGCTTTCCACGCGGCTCCGCAGCCAAGAGCAGCGCTGGAAGTGGGAACTTGTTGTTAGACACGACTGAAATCCTTTTTGGGCCAAAGCTGTGGGAATAAGCTACCCTGGGGTGATGATttgctgccaggctgctctcctgctgccagcGATTTTGGCATGGCATTATCTGGTGCGGAGGGAGCTGAGTCGTGGCGCGGCTGGTCGTcacatttctcctctttctcttccctcctcaggGGTGAAGCACCAGATCCGGGTTCACCTGGCCTATGGCTTGGGCTGCCCCATCCTGGGCGATCACAAATATTCGCACTGGAGCAAGTTGGCACCCCAGGTAAGGCAAGTCCTGCGTCGGGGGGGAAGCCAGAGCCAGATCTGGGGCCGTGCAGCCTGTTTGtgtcccctgcctcccccagggctggggtttTCATGGCCCAGGTCGAAGAGATGGGGTTGTGGACGGGATGTTTTCTGTCCTTGCTGCAGAAGCTTCCTGAAATCACCTTGAAGAGGCtgaagctggagcagagcaaggCTCGCCAcctccccctccacctccaCGCCCAccgcctctccctgcccctgggCCAGCAGATAGACCTCATCTGCAAGCCGCCCGTCTTCTTCCAGAAGACTCTGAAGAAGCTGGATCTGGATGTTGCTAACGACTAACGAGGCAGGACGGGTGCAGTACTGTGTATTACCGCATCTCCAGCACGTGGTAGTGCTGGGTCCAGCCGCTCTGGAGTGGTGTCCGGCTTGGAGCCAGCAGTGTGATGAATTCTATGGTCTCTGCTGCTTGCCAGAGACCTCCTGTGTTGGTATGGGTGTTTCTGGCTTCAAACCAGGTACCTGTGTGTGTTTCTTGCCCTGATTTGGTGCAGAAACGTGGCTGGGAACCCTGAAGAGCCTCTTGTTTAGACAAATGAGACTGGGTAGAAACCAGGCTTTGCCCAGTCCGTGTTTTAAACTTGTCTGTGAGCAATAAAAGATCCGGTTCCTGCCGAGGTGAAGGGTTGCGTGTCTCTCTGCTCAGGCCAGG is a genomic window containing:
- the PUS3 gene encoding tRNA pseudouridine(38/39) synthase isoform X2 — translated: MAAQVISLDLRSNLSEGKKLNGHEGDSGGKSEGEEEEELRYTHILNRVLPPDIRVLAWAPVEPDFSARFSCLKRTYRYFFPCADLDVPLMHVAAQRYVGTHDFRNLCKMDVANGVVNFQRTILSAGVTWVERGGESGLQDPFRLCQFEVTGQAFLYHQVRCMMAILFLIGQRMERPEIIDELLDVEKNPRKPQYSMAVEFPLVLYDCEFENLQWLYDREVQEFNVTHLQQLWANHAVKTQVLRDMLRGLDAAPVATGKSPGNSMTVLWGDAKPPLCSQVSGFVEGVKARTYKPLLTRPKCEGLEARIRHFVQRGRIETPRGLEMGGDGDKQPPETKRSHHSDAPGSGSATEQPSKRVCVNVE
- the HYLS1 gene encoding centriolar and ciliogenesis-associated protein HYLS1, which translates into the protein MEEATGPDSYSWVAPEDEEQLAAAPALSRLYTQQGRSEERARPRDDPYAEASLFFGVRPALPTFSEDRRGTRRLVMKRKVLRRRPDGGVEVSDESVTSELESDAEVWDLRQKMLQLRTGPEDSISEGEIETSSSSLDESPYRWSHGDSPPFLLGDFGSQSSPASQYTAAAGQPKSFIPPRFEPLGRNRGKTDRVAKYFEYKREWEKFRIPGEDQRQELRWGIREQMLCRPELPSKPQHLYVPNDYTVPTEKKRAALRWEVRWDLANGLIPRKNTS
- the PUS3 gene encoding tRNA pseudouridine(38/39) synthase isoform X1: MAEESVVTDREGLLRRVQELEEEVKRLQEKLREDEEGAGRREAPSAPGKAKKRQQRPFDFGAYGRRHVALKIAYLGWGYQGFASQENTSNTIEEKLFEALKKTRLVDDRQTSNYHRCGRTDKGVSAFGQVISLDLRSNLSEGKKLNGHEGDSGGKSEGEEEEELRYTHILNRVLPPDIRVLAWAPVEPDFSARFSCLKRTYRYFFPCADLDVPLMHVAAQRYVGTHDFRNLCKMDVANGVVNFQRTILSAGVTWVERGGESGLQDPFRLCQFEVTGQAFLYHQVRCMMAILFLIGQRMERPEIIDELLDVEKNPRKPQYSMAVEFPLVLYDCEFENLQWLYDREVQEFNVTHLQQLWANHAVKTQVLRDMLRGLDAAPVATGKSPGNSMTVLWGDAKPPLCSQVSGFVEGVKARTYKPLLTRPKCEGLEARIRHFVQRGRIETPRGLEMGGDGDKQPPETKRSHHSDAPGSGSATEQPSKRVCVNVE
- the RPUSD4 gene encoding pseudouridylate synthase RPUSD4, mitochondrial; translated protein: MAAASGGAMRRRPAAGLVRAVRAICGSGRAAAAAEAEGLRAEQLAGRLRAQRSQEEKQNREIPKDPAQRWVQKLAMLSKQLQQIHPNVLAKVLKQATVYQNEEIVVINKPYGLPVHGGPGIKNCITDVLPILAKMLENMNAKPLHLCHRLDKETTGVMVLARSKEVADRIRLLFKTRQVEKIYWAISLGDPDPAEGIVDIPIVEKEVRSHQSHYKMTLAPNYRLSPEDGKVMKIRKNRNAESAVTRYRLLASSSACSLLELQPITGVKHQIRVHLAYGLGCPILGDHKYSHWSKLAPQKLPEITLKRLKLEQSKARHLPLHLHAHRLSLPLGQQIDLICKPPVFFQKTLKKLDLDVAND